Within the Acidobacteriota bacterium genome, the region GATGAATCGACATAGGGGGGGACAAATTGTCCCCCCCCTTGCGCTGACCATCGCCACCGTCGGCGGCCCGCAGAAGCTCCAATGCTGGGACACGCCTGGTATTCTTCGTCTCATCCAGACCCGCCGGCGCGCACCCTCACTCCTGCGCCGGTCGGGTGCAGGCCGTGTTGGGCAGCTTTGGGGCTCCGTCCATCGGCTCGACGGGTCGTGCGTTTTGGCGTTGCCGGAAGAAGCACGCTACCGCCTTCCCGTTCGTGCTGGCGGATGGTGGCGGCGATTCGATCAGCGTCGAAGCCGTGCGCGCTACCGATGTGTTCCCGGAGCTTGTGGAGTTCCTCGACGATAGGATCCTGGCTCTTCATGATGGCCTCCTCGCGGGTAGCTCCTCAGGCGTGCAGATGATTGGCGGGCTCAAGCCCGCGGAGCGGCAGACCGCCTCAATAGTACTACGCATTGTCGCGTTGGCCAGGTGCTTGCAATTCCACGTCAACAGGTACGTCACCTGATGCGCCGCGGCGATTCCGATGTGGAACGCATCGACCGTGGCCTTCTCGGGCAGGGCACCTCGCCGGACCAA harbors:
- a CDS encoding DNA-binding protein; the encoded protein is LVRRGALPEKATVDAFHIGIAAAHQVTYLLTWNCKHLANATMRSTIEAVCRSAGLSPPIICTPEELPARRPS